In the Acidobacteriota bacterium genome, TCTGGGACGGCTTCTTCGGGTTCTTCGGGAACGGTCTGGACCAATTCATACACAGGGTTTACCGGCCGATGTTTCTGTTCGTGCTGGAGTGGCGCTACCTGACATTGGCCGTGGCAGTGGCGACCCTGCTGCTGACCGCGGGTCTTGTGGCCGGGGGTCTGATTGGCTTCACCTACTTCCCCGAAATCGAATCCGACTACGTGGTTGTCGATCTGACCATGCCCCAGGAGACCCCGGCCGCGGTGACCACCCTGGCCATTCGGAGGATCGAGAAGGCTGCGTTTCAACTGGATCGGGAAATCACGCAACAGACGGGCGGGTCCCTGTTCCGTCATATCCTGACCGTTGTGGGAGAACAACCCAACCGGGCTCAGTCCGAGCGCGGCAATCGATCGGGCGACTCCAACCGGTATTCCACCCCTTACCGGGCGGAGGTCATGATCGAATTGGTTCCTTCGGAATCGAGGAGCATGACCAGTCGTGAGATTGGGGCCCGATGGAGGGAACTGGCCGGACCCGTTCCGGGAGCGGTTGAGCTCACCTTCAATACGAATCTGATTCAAAGCGGCAAGGCCATCGATATACAACTCAGCAGTTATGAAATTGACAAGCTGCGTCAGTTGGCGGTTGCGACCAAGGAAAAGCTGAGCCAGTACCCGGGTGTGATCGACATCAGCGATTCCTTTCGGGGAGGCAAGCCCGAGCTGAAATTGGACATCACGCCCAAAGCGGAGTCACTCGGCCTGTCGCTGCAGGACCTGGGCCGCCAGGTCCGCCAGGGATTTTTCGGGGAGGAAGCCCAGCGCATCCAGCGGGGACGGGACGATGTACGAGTGATGGTGCGCTATCCTGCCGAAGAGAGACGATCGGTTGGAACCTTGGAGGGAATGAGAATTCGAACCCCCAACGGCAGTGAAGTTCCCTTCTCAACGGTGGCGACCGCCCAGATGGGACGAGGATTCGCAACCATTTCCCGGGTGGATCGACAGCGAACCATTACCGTCACCGCCGATGTCGACCCGGCCGTGACGACCGCCAACGAAGTCCTGGGCGACATGGACGCCAAGTTTTTCCCGGATCTGGTGAGGAGGGCTCCTGGATTCGCCTACAGCTTTGAGGGACAGCAGCGCGATCAACAGGAGACTCTGGAAGGACTGGCCCAAGGCTTCGCCCTGGTTGTGCTGGGAATCTTCGCCATGATGGCCATTCCCTTCCGATCCTACCTGCAGCCGTTGATCGTGCTGTCAGCGGTACCCTTCGGGATCGTCGGCGCCATCTGGGGGCACATCCTTCTGGGCTATTCGACCAGTATTCTCACCATTCTTGGGGTGGTGGCCCTGACCGGAATCGTGGTCAACGACAGCCTGGTCCTGGTCAGCTTCATCAACGAACATCGCAAGCAGGGCATGCCTCTGGTCCGGGCGGTTCATCAGGCCGGCATCGTGCGCTTTCGTCCTATTTTGTTGACCTCTCTGACTACTGCGGCCGGTATCACGCCGCTCATCCTGGAGAAGAGCGTGCAGGCTCAGTTTCTGATCCCGATGGCGATATCGCTGGCCTTCGGTGTCCTGTTCGCCACCTTCATAACGCTCGGACTGGTTCCTTCCCTCTACCTGATCCTGGAGGATTTCAAGTGGATTTTTCGCTGGGTCTTCGGGATCAAGTCCCCGCCGGAGGGGGGCAGGCGTGCAGACGTGGAGGACGGGGGAGCGGTACCGGTAGCTCTTGAGTAAGACCTGCTCCCAACCAGCCAGCCGGCTATTCGGTCACCAGCTTGACACCCGTTCCGAATCGACGGTAACCGTCGAATCTAATATTGCTCTTGGTTCGCATGAAGGCGCTCTTGCTGGTCTGTTCC is a window encoding:
- a CDS encoding efflux RND transporter permease subunit, yielding MKGLIAWFAQNGVVANLLMITVVMAGAITIPDLKKEVFPEFAVGVISVSVSYRGAAPEEVEEAVCIRVEEALQGLEGIDRILSTANEGMGTVRIEIESGYDSRALLDEVKARVDAIDTFPEETEQPVIEEARIRNQVIFVSISGDADELTLKRLGEQVRDDLLLLPELSQVELRNARLYEISIEVSEEDLRRHGLTFDQVAGAVRQRSLDLPGGSVKAESGEILLRTKGQAYRGEEFAKLTLLTRPDGSRLQLDDVARVVDGFEDADKFSWLDGKPSVMVQAFRVGDESALEVARAVKEYVVEAQDRMPDGIALTTWGDQSSILESRMNLLIKNGLTGLLLVFVVLTLFLRLRLAVWVTIGIPISFLGTMALMPVFDVSINMVSLFSFIMVLGIVVDDAIVVGESVFSRQEATGKGLSAAIEGTQRVTVPVVFGVLTTAMAFTPMLFVQGSAGPIWRVIPFIVIPTLMFSLIESKLVLPYHVSHYRPPREGRRKSLPVRVWDGFFGFFGNGLDQFIHRVYRPMFLFVLEWRYLTLAVAVATLLLTAGLVAGGLIGFTYFPEIESDYVVVDLTMPQETPAAVTTLAIRRIEKAAFQLDREITQQTGGSLFRHILTVVGEQPNRAQSERGNRSGDSNRYSTPYRAEVMIELVPSESRSMTSREIGARWRELAGPVPGAVELTFNTNLIQSGKAIDIQLSSYEIDKLRQLAVATKEKLSQYPGVIDISDSFRGGKPELKLDITPKAESLGLSLQDLGRQVRQGFFGEEAQRIQRGRDDVRVMVRYPAEERRSVGTLEGMRIRTPNGSEVPFSTVATAQMGRGFATISRVDRQRTITVTADVDPAVTTANEVLGDMDAKFFPDLVRRAPGFAYSFEGQQRDQQETLEGLAQGFALVVLGIFAMMAIPFRSYLQPLIVLSAVPFGIVGAIWGHILLGYSTSILTILGVVALTGIVVNDSLVLVSFINEHRKQGMPLVRAVHQAGIVRFRPILLTSLTTAAGITPLILEKSVQAQFLIPMAISLAFGVLFATFITLGLVPSLYLILEDFKWIFRWVFGIKSPPEGGRRADVEDGGAVPVALE